A stretch of Cellulosilyticum sp. I15G10I2 DNA encodes these proteins:
- a CDS encoding SPFH domain-containing protein → MFGNLVVIIILAFILILCFSSIKIIRQSSVGIVLRLGKFSRKAETGVNFIIPFIENVYKMVDLREVVMDFPPQPVITRDNVTMQIDTVVYYKVTDPVYYIFEIANPISAIENLTATTLRNIIGELDLDETLTSRDIINTKLRVILDEATDKWGIRVNRVELKNILPPKDIQEAMEKQMRAERQRREAILTAEGQKKSSVLLAEGEKESTILNAEAKKERLMREAEGQKQADILRAEGEAAAIMKIQQAKAEGLKSVFTAIKESGVDDNILAIRSMEALEKIAEGDSSKLVLPSDAINFLGTFKGIKEIMSSDKA, encoded by the coding sequence ATGTTTGGAAATCTAGTCGTTATCATTATATTAGCTTTTATACTTATTCTATGCTTTAGTTCAATTAAAATCATTAGACAGTCCAGTGTAGGGATTGTCCTAAGGCTTGGTAAATTCAGCCGCAAAGCTGAAACAGGTGTTAACTTTATTATTCCTTTTATTGAAAACGTCTATAAAATGGTTGACTTACGTGAAGTTGTTATGGACTTCCCGCCTCAACCTGTTATTACCCGCGATAATGTTACTATGCAAATCGATACTGTTGTTTACTATAAGGTAACAGATCCAGTCTATTATATCTTTGAGATTGCTAATCCAATAAGTGCTATAGAAAATCTAACAGCAACTACACTTCGTAACATCATCGGCGAACTAGATCTGGATGAAACACTTACTTCTAGAGATATCATCAATACAAAACTGAGAGTTATTTTAGATGAAGCAACCGACAAGTGGGGCATTAGAGTAAATAGAGTTGAACTTAAAAATATTCTTCCTCCAAAAGACATTCAAGAAGCTATGGAAAAACAAATGCGTGCCGAACGTCAAAGACGCGAAGCTATTTTAACTGCTGAAGGTCAAAAGAAATCTTCTGTTTTACTCGCAGAAGGCGAAAAAGAATCAACAATTCTTAATGCAGAAGCTAAGAAAGAGCGCTTAATGAGAGAGGCCGAAGGACAAAAACAAGCTGATATCCTTAGAGCTGAAGGTGAAGCAGCTGCTATTATGAAAATCCAACAAGCTAAAGCTGAAGGTCTTAAATCAGTATTTACTGCAATCAAAGAGTCTGGCGTAGATGATAATATTCTTGCTATTCGTTCTATGGAAGCCCTGGAGAAGATCGCTGAAGGTGATTCAAGCAAACTCGTTCTTCCTTCAGATGCTATTAACTTTTTAGGAACATTTAAAGGTATAAAAGAAATCATGTCTTCTGATAAAGCATAA
- a CDS encoding NfeD family protein — MWILWLIVGIVFSVAEILYSGFFLIWFAIGAFLTIIVSFFTDNILYQSVIFLVISIILLLTLTKHFAKKFASGHTFPTNIDSLIGKKGIVIQNVGKDSFESGLVKLDGEIWTAVSQDGNAIEKGAVVQIHEIKGVRLIVSEAQN, encoded by the coding sequence ATGTGGATTTTATGGCTTATAGTAGGTATTGTTTTTAGCGTCGCAGAAATACTCTATAGCGGATTCTTTCTTATTTGGTTTGCAATAGGTGCTTTCCTTACCATTATAGTCTCTTTCTTTACCGACAACATCCTTTACCAAAGTGTTATATTTCTAGTTATTTCTATTATACTACTCTTAACGCTCACTAAACATTTCGCAAAAAAATTTGCATCGGGCCATACATTTCCAACAAATATCGACAGCTTGATCGGCAAAAAAGGTATTGTTATACAAAATGTAGGAAAAGATAGCTTTGAAAGCGGACTTGTAAAACTTGACGGTGAAATTTGGACGGCTGTATCACAAGACGGTAATGCTATCGAAAAAGGCGCCGTCGTACAAATTCACGAAATCAAAGGTGTACGTCTTATTGTATCAGAAGCCCAAAACTAA
- the proC gene encoding pyrroline-5-carboxylate reductase produces MNNIGFIGIGNMGGAMAKAIANREGELEQVVIYDVNKESYKKFLDDEHIVIAENLEKFLKQTKYIVLSIKPQYYEEICLQIKNFLTPEQIIITVAPGHSLAMMKELLGEATKIIRTMPNTPALIGAGITAYTYQQEVLIKDEIDRFLELFNSFGKTIYVEEKLMAAVVATTGSSPAYAYMFIEAMADAAVSFGMARESAYEMSALAIKGACEMILQTKKHPGELKDAVTSPGGTTIQAVTTLEEFGFRNSIIKGMMACYHKANQMGHESQNKGR; encoded by the coding sequence GTGAATAATATTGGATTTATTGGAATTGGCAATATGGGAGGCGCAATGGCAAAAGCTATTGCAAATCGGGAAGGTGAATTAGAGCAAGTTGTGATATATGATGTAAATAAAGAGTCTTATAAAAAGTTTTTAGATGATGAACATATTGTTATTGCTGAAAACTTGGAAAAATTTCTGAAGCAAACTAAATATATTGTTTTGTCTATCAAACCACAATATTATGAAGAAATTTGTTTGCAGATAAAAAACTTCTTAACACCAGAACAAATTATTATAACCGTGGCCCCTGGACATAGTCTTGCTATGATGAAAGAGCTTTTAGGAGAAGCAACAAAGATAATTCGTACAATGCCTAATACGCCTGCACTTATAGGGGCGGGAATAACAGCTTATACGTATCAACAAGAGGTATTAATTAAAGATGAAATAGATAGATTCTTGGAGCTATTTAATAGCTTTGGAAAAACAATATATGTTGAAGAGAAGCTAATGGCAGCAGTAGTTGCAACTACGGGCAGTTCTCCAGCTTACGCCTATATGTTTATTGAGGCTATGGCAGATGCGGCGGTAAGTTTTGGTATGGCAAGAGAGAGTGCTTATGAAATGTCAGCATTGGCTATAAAAGGAGCCTGTGAGATGATCTTGCAGACAAAGAAGCATCCAGGAGAGCTTAAGGATGCAGTTACCTCACCTGGGGGGACAACGATACAGGCAGTAACAACTCTTGAAGAGTTTGGTTTTAGGAATAGTATCATTAAAGGTATGATGGCGTGTTATCATAAAGCCAATCAAATGGGGCATGAGTCACAAAACAAGGGGAGGTAA
- a CDS encoding NUDIX hydrolase yields MKLIQREIVYKGKIFDVAEDTIEIDKDKVTKWDLVLHNGATAIVPITEEGEVILVKQYRNASNREVLEIPAGKLEKGEDPLTCALRELEEETGYRATHIHKLCAMFSAIGFSDEKLHLFIATQLKKGQQHLDEDEYITIEKYPLHEARDMIFSGEIEDSKTIVGILSACYFLNK; encoded by the coding sequence ATGAAACTTATCCAACGTGAAATTGTTTATAAAGGTAAGATATTTGATGTGGCAGAGGATACGATTGAAATAGATAAAGACAAAGTTACAAAGTGGGATTTGGTACTCCATAATGGAGCCACTGCAATAGTTCCTATTACGGAGGAGGGTGAAGTCATTTTAGTTAAACAATACAGGAATGCAAGCAATAGAGAAGTGCTTGAAATACCAGCAGGTAAACTAGAAAAAGGAGAGGATCCTTTAACGTGCGCGCTAAGAGAATTAGAAGAAGAAACAGGCTATAGGGCTACTCATATTCACAAATTATGCGCGATGTTTAGCGCGATAGGTTTTAGTGATGAAAAATTGCATCTCTTTATTGCGACGCAGTTAAAGAAAGGCCAACAGCATTTAGATGAGGATGAATATATCACTATAGAGAAATATCCACTGCATGAGGCTAGAGATATGATTTTTTCAGGTGAGATTGAAGATAGTAAAACAATAGTAGGTATTCTTAGTGCGTGTTATTTTTTAAATAAGTAG
- the flgB gene encoding flagellar basal body rod protein FlgB: MDLFHNIDIINKALDATMLKYNVISDNISNVDTPGYKRKDVVFESLLAKEIDKKGIKNINSDNINPVVYIDKQNYMYKMDGNNIDIDIEMAESAKVKLKYDALITRTSAQLSRFKTILQTIK, from the coding sequence ATGGATTTGTTTCATAATATAGATATCATCAATAAAGCACTTGATGCAACCATGTTAAAATATAATGTTATAAGTGATAATATAAGTAATGTCGATACACCTGGTTATAAAAGAAAAGATGTAGTATTTGAAAGTCTTTTAGCAAAAGAAATAGATAAAAAGGGAATAAAAAATATTAACAGCGACAACATTAATCCGGTGGTTTATATAGATAAGCAAAACTATATGTATAAAATGGACGGCAATAATATAGACATAGACATTGAAATGGCTGAATCTGCAAAAGTAAAGCTTAAATATGATGCGCTCATTACGAGGACTTCAGCACAACTAAGCCGCTTTAAAACAATACTACAAACGATTAAATAA
- the flgC gene encoding flagellar basal body rod protein FlgC: protein MSFFGSMDTSTSGLTAQRLRLDVISQNIANSNTTRTPEGGPYRRKAVLFEPINNQESFNNVLNKYTSSKNNGVRVSQIIDDNKPFPIVYDPTHPDADERGYVQLPNVNMIEEMVNMISASRSYEANVTAFNAMKAMVGKALEIGK from the coding sequence ATGAGCTTTTTCGGTTCAATGGATACATCCACATCAGGTTTAACCGCGCAGAGATTAAGATTAGATGTGATTTCTCAAAACATAGCTAATAGCAATACGACAAGAACTCCAGAGGGAGGGCCTTATAGAAGAAAAGCAGTATTATTTGAGCCTATTAATAACCAAGAAAGTTTTAATAATGTTCTAAATAAATATACAAGTTCTAAAAATAATGGGGTAAGAGTGTCACAAATTATAGATGATAATAAGCCTTTTCCTATAGTATATGATCCAACACATCCAGATGCAGACGAGAGAGGCTATGTTCAGCTTCCTAATGTTAATATGATAGAAGAAATGGTTAATATGATTTCTGCAAGCCGTTCATATGAAGCGAATGTTACAGCATTTAACGCAATGAAAGCCATGGTTGGTAAGGCACTCGAAATTGGAAAATAA
- the fliE gene encoding flagellar hook-basal body complex protein FliE, with translation MIQAIQQLQGASLGVNKLSSNTNLTSDTSFVDSFEAAKKLLQETNEAEKIASEYTYDFITGKNDNIHSLMIAQEKSSILLQFTMQVRNQVIDAYKEIMRLPI, from the coding sequence ATGATACAAGCTATACAGCAACTACAAGGAGCTTCCTTGGGTGTAAACAAATTAAGTAGTAATACAAATTTGACGAGTGATACTAGTTTTGTAGACTCCTTTGAAGCTGCTAAGAAGTTATTGCAGGAAACAAATGAAGCTGAAAAAATTGCCAGTGAGTATACATATGATTTTATCACAGGTAAAAATGACAATATACATAGTTTAATGATCGCTCAAGAAAAATCTAGTATTTTACTACAATTTACAATGCAAGTTAGAAATCAAGTAATTGATGCTTATAAAGAAATAATGAGACTCCCAATCTAG
- the fliF gene encoding flagellar basal-body MS-ring/collar protein FliF — translation MQETFEQISNQVTEKWGELSKAQRIKIYIGVVALIVTIGIIGFLAKPENKILYRNIDLKQASEVTAVLSEQKIKYKLLDGGTTIEVDEKQFNEAKLVLARENVPKGQYTFDDAITNSMSTTQDEKKAKMNHLKKVELESLLESIDSIQKAQVTLVIPEEKNSFIQSKQQSSASVVLTLNKELTSQEAELVARLVASGVQNLDMGKITIIDSNGKNVFVGSDEGNLALGKQQELKGAAESSIKSKIIELLGIMYDDVRIGSNLVLNFDRYEEVKEEYTPQFEENSRGIIQKENVSSSSSKNTQNGAEPGVANNGGDAPNYQIGNGTNGESKSDTKEVTYVTDKKVSTSVKNVGDIDFKASSLAVSLFKNKLYQQQTIEPTLAGMTWEQFKEQNKDQKIIAVDEATVASIKSATGIDNVVVQAYEKPIFVDQEPYSINYKDYLPFILILLILIMIVIAVMKFRKHEDVVEVEPELEVEEMLKAAKDQVELDEIELKETLETKRQIDKFVDEKPEAVANLLRNWLTEDDWE, via the coding sequence ATGCAGGAAACATTTGAACAAATATCGAATCAGGTCACCGAAAAATGGGGAGAACTTTCTAAAGCACAAAGAATAAAAATATATATAGGTGTAGTAGCGCTAATTGTTACTATAGGCATTATTGGCTTTTTAGCTAAGCCGGAGAATAAAATTCTATACCGCAACATTGATTTAAAACAAGCATCTGAAGTAACAGCTGTTTTATCAGAGCAAAAAATAAAATATAAACTTTTAGACGGTGGGACGACTATAGAGGTCGATGAAAAGCAGTTTAATGAAGCAAAGCTTGTACTCGCACGAGAAAATGTCCCAAAAGGACAATATACTTTTGATGATGCCATTACAAATAGTATGTCTACAACTCAAGATGAGAAAAAGGCAAAAATGAATCATCTTAAAAAAGTGGAACTTGAGAGTTTACTAGAATCTATTGATTCTATTCAAAAAGCACAGGTTACTTTAGTTATACCAGAAGAGAAAAATTCGTTTATTCAATCAAAACAACAAAGCAGTGCAAGTGTTGTTCTGACGCTGAACAAAGAGCTTACTTCACAAGAAGCAGAACTCGTAGCCAGGCTTGTAGCGAGTGGTGTGCAAAATTTAGACATGGGGAAAATAACAATTATAGATTCTAATGGAAAGAATGTATTTGTCGGATCAGATGAGGGGAATCTTGCGCTTGGGAAACAGCAAGAACTTAAAGGCGCTGCTGAAAGTTCTATCAAGTCTAAGATTATAGAACTTTTAGGCATTATGTATGATGATGTAAGAATTGGATCTAACCTTGTGCTGAATTTTGATCGGTATGAAGAAGTTAAAGAAGAATATACGCCACAGTTTGAAGAAAACAGCAGAGGGATTATACAAAAAGAAAATGTTTCAAGTTCTTCATCTAAAAACACTCAAAATGGGGCAGAACCTGGAGTGGCTAATAATGGGGGAGATGCACCTAATTATCAAATTGGTAATGGAACGAATGGAGAAAGTAAGTCGGATACTAAAGAAGTAACATATGTTACTGATAAAAAGGTATCAACTTCTGTTAAAAATGTAGGAGATATTGATTTTAAAGCATCTTCTTTAGCAGTAAGTTTATTTAAAAACAAACTTTATCAGCAGCAGACAATCGAACCTACTCTTGCGGGGATGACGTGGGAGCAATTTAAAGAGCAAAATAAGGATCAAAAAATTATTGCTGTCGATGAAGCAACGGTAGCTTCAATTAAAAGTGCAACCGGCATAGATAACGTGGTTGTACAAGCCTATGAGAAACCTATTTTTGTTGATCAAGAACCTTATAGTATAAATTATAAAGATTACTTACCATTTATACTTATTCTGCTGATACTTATTATGATTGTTATTGCAGTTATGAAGTTTAGAAAACATGAAGACGTTGTAGAAGTAGAACCAGAACTTGAAGTAGAAGAAATGTTAAAAGCAGCAAAAGATCAAGTGGAATTAGATGAAATTGAGCTGAAGGAAACACTGGAAACGAAACGTCAAATTGATAAATTTGTAGATGAAAAACCAGAAGCCGTAGCGAACTTATTACGCAATTGGTTGACAGAAGATGATTGGGAGTGA